A window from Chitinophaga filiformis encodes these proteins:
- a CDS encoding isoprenylcysteine carboxyl methyltransferase family protein, with product MKTIILTVFFLTVLLRLISSVISGINERKLKKMGAVEYGKRNSLLLIVAHVLFYLACITEGTMKGAFFYDGISYLGLAVFAAAVVVLYYVIYSLRHIWTLKLIIAPADYHTINKSALFRLVRHPNYYLSVLPELVGFALLFHAWITLVIGMAIYLVPLLTRIREEEKVMKLQFNDY from the coding sequence ATGAAGACCATTATCCTGACCGTATTTTTTCTAACCGTGCTTTTACGTCTTATCAGCAGTGTCATTTCCGGTATTAACGAGCGCAAGCTCAAAAAAATGGGCGCTGTGGAGTATGGCAAGCGGAATTCCCTGCTGCTGATAGTTGCGCACGTGCTGTTTTACCTGGCCTGTATTACCGAAGGCACTATGAAAGGCGCATTCTTTTACGACGGTATCAGTTATCTGGGATTGGCAGTCTTTGCAGCGGCTGTTGTTGTTCTGTATTATGTGATCTATTCTTTACGGCATATCTGGACACTGAAACTGATCATTGCACCGGCGGATTATCATACCATCAACAAGTCGGCCTTATTCAGGCTGGTGAGGCATCCTAACTATTATCTCAGTGTGTTGCCCGAGCTGGTGGGCTTTGCATTGCTCTTTCATGCGTGGATAACATTGGTAATTGGAATGGCCATTTACCTGGTCCCCCTGCTTACCAGGATACGGGAAGAAGAGAAGGTAATGAAGTTGCAGTTTAACGATTATTAA
- a CDS encoding cytochrome ubiquinol oxidase subunit I — protein sequence MDDFIAARSQMALSLGFHIVFSCIGMVMPFFMAVAHFYWLRTNDVVYRNITKAWSKGVAIFFATGAVSGTVLSFELGLLWPEFMKHAGPIFGMPFSLEGTAFFIEAIALGFFLYGWGRFNKWFHWFTGVVVGVSGLVSGILVVAANAWMNSPAGFDYVNGQYLNIDPIRAMFNDAWFSQALHMCIAAFAATGFAVAGIHALMILRKKNVRFHMQSFRIAAVFACVAALLQPLSGDISAKDVAKRQPAKLAAMEAHFHTEAAAPLIVGGIPDSKAKEVKYALKLPGMLSFMVHSDFRTPVTGLDKIPEQDQPPVAITHYAFQVMVGLGMLMLAISLCYFVAIWKKRSWLRHNWLLRLFVLATPMGFIAVEAGWTVTEVGRQPWIINGIMRTADAVTPMPGIVYSFYIFTAVYISLSLIVTFLLYRQIKMVDKLYDVSPSV from the coding sequence ATGGATGATTTTATAGCTGCCAGGTCGCAGATGGCGTTATCATTAGGGTTTCATATCGTATTCTCCTGTATAGGGATGGTGATGCCCTTTTTCATGGCCGTTGCGCATTTTTACTGGCTCAGGACCAACGATGTTGTATACAGGAATATCACGAAGGCATGGAGTAAGGGAGTGGCTATCTTTTTTGCCACGGGAGCGGTATCGGGTACGGTGCTTTCTTTTGAACTGGGCCTGTTATGGCCGGAGTTCATGAAGCATGCAGGGCCGATATTTGGTATGCCGTTTTCGCTGGAGGGAACGGCTTTTTTCATTGAGGCGATCGCGTTAGGTTTTTTCCTGTATGGGTGGGGACGGTTCAATAAATGGTTCCACTGGTTCACCGGTGTGGTAGTAGGTGTGAGCGGGCTGGTATCCGGCATACTGGTCGTTGCAGCCAATGCATGGATGAACAGTCCGGCTGGCTTCGATTATGTAAACGGGCAATACCTGAACATAGATCCGATCAGGGCCATGTTTAATGATGCCTGGTTCTCGCAGGCGCTGCATATGTGTATTGCTGCCTTTGCGGCCACGGGGTTTGCTGTAGCAGGTATTCATGCGCTGATGATCCTCAGGAAAAAGAATGTGCGTTTTCATATGCAATCGTTCAGGATAGCGGCTGTTTTCGCCTGCGTGGCTGCCTTGTTGCAACCTCTTAGCGGAGATATTTCTGCAAAGGATGTGGCTAAGAGGCAACCAGCCAAGCTGGCCGCCATGGAGGCGCATTTTCATACAGAGGCAGCTGCACCGCTCATTGTAGGTGGTATACCTGACAGTAAGGCGAAGGAAGTTAAATACGCACTTAAACTACCTGGTATGCTCAGTTTCATGGTGCATAGCGACTTCCGGACACCTGTTACTGGACTGGACAAAATTCCCGAACAGGATCAGCCGCCGGTAGCCATTACGCACTATGCTTTCCAGGTGATGGTAGGTTTAGGTATGCTGATGCTGGCCATATCCCTGTGTTATTTTGTGGCGATCTGGAAAAAGCGCAGCTGGCTGCGGCATAACTGGTTGTTACGCCTGTTTGTGCTGGCAACACCGATGGGATTTATTGCCGTGGAAGCAGGATGGACAGTAACGGAGGTGGGACGTCAACCCTGGATCATTAATGGTATCATGCGAACCGCAGATGCGGTAACGCCAATGCCAGGCATTGTGTACTCCTTCTATATATTCACAGCAGTGTATATTTCGCTGTCGCTGATCGTAACATTCCTGCTGTACCGGCAGATAAAAATGGTGGATAAGTTGTATGATGTTTCACCCTCAGTTTAA
- a CDS encoding cytochrome d ubiquinol oxidase subunit II yields MIYVVIAFLWAAILLYILLGGADFGAGIIELFTSSKNKQYTRTTMYQAIGPVWEANHMWLIIAIVVLFVGFPEIYTTVSTHLHIPLVIMLFGIIARGTAFTFRHYDAVVDNMQKVYNRIFVYSSFVTPFFLGVIAASAVSGRIDTGAADFLSAYIFSWLNWFSVMVGFFTVAICGYLAAIFIIGETRDDASRIRFIRKAKQMNVAAVVFGALVFWAAHAEDIPLDEWLFDNAVGVAALTAAILSLILLWYLLLKKGKVYIIRVLAGFQVTMILLAITLRHYPNIVILKGGQYLSLMEHAGQEKTIWSLGMALLLGSVFILPALFYLIYSFQKNKGEWH; encoded by the coding sequence ATGATTTACGTAGTGATCGCATTTTTATGGGCAGCCATTTTATTATACATATTACTGGGTGGTGCAGACTTTGGAGCAGGTATTATTGAATTATTTACATCCAGCAAGAACAAGCAATATACGCGTACCACCATGTACCAGGCCATAGGCCCGGTATGGGAGGCCAACCACATGTGGCTGATCATCGCTATCGTGGTGTTGTTTGTAGGTTTTCCGGAAATATATACCACGGTGTCCACGCATCTGCATATTCCGCTGGTCATCATGTTATTTGGTATCATCGCCAGGGGAACGGCTTTTACTTTCAGGCACTATGATGCTGTGGTAGACAATATGCAAAAGGTATATAACAGGATCTTTGTGTATTCCAGCTTTGTGACGCCATTCTTCCTGGGAGTGATTGCAGCGAGTGCCGTATCTGGCAGGATAGATACAGGAGCGGCGGATTTTCTTTCGGCTTATATCTTCAGCTGGTTAAACTGGTTTTCGGTAATGGTGGGCTTTTTTACAGTAGCTATTTGCGGTTACCTGGCAGCTATCTTCATCATAGGTGAAACAAGAGATGATGCCAGCCGTATCCGTTTTATACGCAAGGCCAAACAGATGAATGTAGCAGCTGTAGTATTCGGTGCATTGGTGTTCTGGGCTGCGCATGCAGAAGACATCCCGCTGGACGAATGGCTCTTTGACAATGCCGTAGGCGTGGCGGCGCTGACCGCGGCAATACTCTCACTGATATTGTTGTGGTACCTGCTGTTAAAGAAGGGGAAGGTCTATATTATCCGCGTATTGGCAGGGTTCCAGGTTACCATGATCCTGTTGGCTATCACCCTGCGTCATTACCCTAATATCGTGATCCTGAAAGGAGGGCAGTATCTTTCCCTGATGGAACATGCAGGGCAGGAGAAAACGATATGGTCTTTGGGTATGGCTTTGTTGCTGGGCAGTGTGTTTATCCTGCCGGCCCTGTTTTACCTGATCTATAGTTTCCAGAAGAATAAAGGAGAATGGCATTAG
- a CDS encoding immunity 22 family protein, translating into MTTKAQYVVAVWLANFNHEKELHNYLEVTYDEDGNSQSGFGNAVGLDFDSDFLEHASFTHTMKPEEIISGVSFSEYFKHDLTPLINHDSLSAHNTIIFLYGKQDIYGTINEHIFSLVNMPRKQLPFSFIGTVKFEIENQ; encoded by the coding sequence ATGACTACGAAAGCACAATATGTTGTTGCAGTTTGGCTGGCTAATTTTAACCATGAGAAAGAACTGCATAATTACCTGGAAGTGACGTATGATGAAGACGGCAACAGTCAATCGGGATTCGGCAACGCTGTAGGCCTGGATTTCGACAGCGACTTCCTGGAGCATGCCTCTTTTACCCATACAATGAAACCTGAAGAGATCATCAGTGGTGTTTCGTTCAGTGAATACTTTAAACACGATCTCACACCATTGATCAATCATGATTCATTATCGGCGCACAATACAATTATATTCCTGTATGGCAAACAGGATATATACGGCACTATCAACGAGCATATATTCTCCCTGGTCAACATGCCACGCAAGCAGTTGCCCTTCAGTTTTATTGGTACTGTAAAGTTTGAGATCGAAAACCAGTAA